A DNA window from Phyllostomus discolor isolate MPI-MPIP mPhyDis1 chromosome X, mPhyDis1.pri.v3, whole genome shotgun sequence contains the following coding sequences:
- the LOC114505237 gene encoding ubiquitin-conjugating enzyme E2 D3-like isoform X1: MALKRLQKELMDITTDPPPMCSAGPVDDDMFTWRGAIMGPTNSPYEGGTFSLNIQFPYDYPFHPPWVYFTTRIYHPNIDRRGQIHVDILKSQWSPALTISNLLLSICSMLCSPKLNYTLVPSIARMYLNDRDKYNITAQAWTRKYAM; the protein is encoded by the coding sequence ATGGCTCTAAAGCGCCTGCAGAAGGAACTGATGGACATCACTACGGACCCCCCTCCCATGTGCTCTGCAGGGCCGGTGGACGATGACATGTTTACATGGAGGGGGGCCATCATGGGTCCCACCAACAGCCCCTACGAGGGAGGTACCTTCTCACTCAACATACAGTTCCCATATGATTACCCCTTTCACCCTCCGTGGGTTTACTTCACCACCCGGATATATCATCCTAATATCGACAGAAGGGGACAAATCCATGTAGACATTCTTAAGTCCCAGTGGTCTCCCGCACTGACCATATCCAACCTGTTGCTGTCCATCTGCTCCATGCTCTGCAGCCCCAAGCTCAATTACACCTTAGTTCCATCCATTGCCAGAATGTACTTAAATGACAGGGACAAATATAATATTACGGCACAAGCTTGGACCAGAAAATACGCCATGTGA
- the LOC114505237 gene encoding ubiquitin-conjugating enzyme E2 D3-like isoform X2, whose translation MDITTDPPPMCSAGPVDDDMFTWRGAIMGPTNSPYEGGTFSLNIQFPYDYPFHPPWVYFTTRIYHPNIDRRGQIHVDILKSQWSPALTISNLLLSICSMLCSPKLNYTLVPSIARMYLNDRDKYNITAQAWTRKYAM comes from the coding sequence ATGGACATCACTACGGACCCCCCTCCCATGTGCTCTGCAGGGCCGGTGGACGATGACATGTTTACATGGAGGGGGGCCATCATGGGTCCCACCAACAGCCCCTACGAGGGAGGTACCTTCTCACTCAACATACAGTTCCCATATGATTACCCCTTTCACCCTCCGTGGGTTTACTTCACCACCCGGATATATCATCCTAATATCGACAGAAGGGGACAAATCCATGTAGACATTCTTAAGTCCCAGTGGTCTCCCGCACTGACCATATCCAACCTGTTGCTGTCCATCTGCTCCATGCTCTGCAGCCCCAAGCTCAATTACACCTTAGTTCCATCCATTGCCAGAATGTACTTAAATGACAGGGACAAATATAATATTACGGCACAAGCTTGGACCAGAAAATACGCCATGTGA